The Anoplopoma fimbria isolate UVic2021 breed Golden Eagle Sablefish unplaced genomic scaffold, Afim_UVic_2022 Un_contig_11314_pilon_pilon, whole genome shotgun sequence DNA segment cattgttgttgttgttgctgttgttgctgttgttgatgatgtcattgttgttgctgttgttgatgatgtcattgttgctgttgttgctgttgttgatgatgtcattgttgttgctgttgttgatgatgtcgttgttgtgctgttgttgatgatgtcgttgttgttgttgacgttGTGATGTAATCACCTGTCTTTTGTCAGGAACTTGTACGATTGGCTGCAGAGAGACAAGGCGACTCCGCCCCCTTGTCTCCTGTCCAATCACAGGTCACCGTGGGACAGACATTTGGGTTTGACGACCAGCAGACATCAGAGAGGACGTCTACCAGCTCAGGAGCTCCtgctgagaaggaggaggaggagcagacagCTTTGGCTCCTCCTAAGCCCCCCATGCCTCTCACAGAGCACCTCCCCCAGGTGTCCCTCCCCCAGGTGTCCCTCCCCCAGGTGTCCCCACAGGGAGTCAGGTGAGTCTGAACCAGCGTCTGATCACCAAACACTCACTACAGCTGATATATTGATCCTCTTTAAAAAACTGATACAAACACAATCATTAAaagtctgattattgatcagtaaggattgatgtagaatcactcatgattattgatcataggattgatgtagaatcagtctgattattgatcagtattgatgtagaatcagtctgattattgatcagtattgatgtagaatcagtctgattattgatcagtaaggattgatgtagaatcagtttgattattgatcagtaaggattgatgtagaatcagtctgattattgatcagtaaggattgatgtagaatcagtctgattattgatcagtattgatgtagaatcagtctgattattgatcagtaaggattgatgtagaatcagtctgattattgatcagtaaggattgatgtagaatcagtctgattattgatcagtaaggattgatgtagaatcagtctgattattgatcagtaaggattgatgtagaatcagtctgattattgatcagtaaggattgatgtagaatcagtctgattattgatcagtattgatgtagaatcagtctgattattgatcagtaagtattgatgtagaatcagtctgattattgatcagtaagtattgatgtagaatcagtctgattattgatcagtaaggattgatgtagaatcagtctgattattgatcagtaaggattgatgtagaatcagtttgattattgatcagtaaggattgatgtagaatcagtctgattattgatcagtattgatgtagaatcagtctgattattgatcagtaaggattgatgtagaatcagtctgattattgatcagtaaggaTTGATTAAAGAGGGTTAACCTGTGATTAGATCAGCTGATGTTCCATCAGTTCTAACTCCAGACTAACCTTCTGGTTCTCtgaagtctgaagaagagctttgaTAAAGTTAACTCCAGCTTGTTctaggctgctttta contains these protein-coding regions:
- the LOC129115175 gene encoding WAS/WASL-interacting protein family member 3-like translates to MSLHELVRLAAERQGDSAPLSPVQSQVTVGQTFGFDDQQTSERTSTSSGAPAEKEEEEQTALAPPKPPMPLTEHLPQVSLPQVSLPQVSPQGVSPPALPPKRRSSSGPALSAGLP